The DNA segment CCACAGGGCGAGGGACTCCTCGAGGGTCGCGGCACCCTGCTCGAGCTCGGTCACGACGGCGATGAGCTCGTCGCGGGCCTGCTCGTAGCTCAACTCGGCGGTATCGATGGGGGAGGCAGTCACAGTTCGAGTCTACCGAGCGGTCCGCGGCATCGCGGCTTCGTCGTCGGCCGTTGTGGGAAGCGATCCATCGGCCAGCCGCAACAGGAGCTTCGTGCCGGGCGCGGCGTCGCCGGCGTGGCGCAGCACCGCCCCGCCAGGAAGCTGGGCGATGGCGTAGCCGCGGTCGAGGGTGCGTTGCGGCGACAGCGACCGCAGATGCGACCGGAGGTCGTCGAGTCTCTCCGCGGCGCGTTCAAGTCTCAGCTCGATGAGCTCGGTGCTGCGCCCGACGTAGCGGGAGAGCTCCTCCGCGCGGGAATCGATGAGCGAGACGGGGGAGGCGAGCACCGGGCGGCTGCGGACCTGCTCGAGCCGGTCGATCTCCCGCGAGAGCAGGCTCGTCATCCGCATACCGATGCGTGCGCGCACCTGCTGCACCTTGTTCAGCTCCTCGGCGACGTCGGGGACGACCCTCTTCGCCGCATCGGTGGGGGTGGATGCCCGCAGGTCGGCGACGTCGTCGAGCAGTGGGCGGTCGGCCTCGTGCCCGATCGCGCTCACGATCGGCGTCGAGCAGGCCGCGGCGGTGCGCACGAGGGTCTCGTCGCTGAAGACGAGGAGGTTCTGGAAGTCGCCGCCGCCGCGCGCGATGATGATCACGTCGACGAGCGGGTCGGCGTCGAGCTCGCGGATCGCCGCCGTCACTTCAGCCACGGCCCGGTCGCCCTGCACAGCCGTGTTGGCGACACGGAACTCGACTGACGGCCAGCGCAACTGCGCGTTGCGCAGTACATCTTTTTCGGCATCCGAGTCCCGCCCGGTGATCAGCCCGATGCGGTGCGGGAGGAACGGCAGCGGCCGCTTGCGGGACGGGTCGAACAGCCCCTCGGCCCGCAGCGTCTGCCGCAGCCGTTCGAGCCGTTCGAGCAGGTCGCCGAGTCCGACGTGGCGCATCTCGAACACCTGCATCGTGAGCGTGCCGCCCTTGACCCAGTAGTTCGGCTTGACGAGGGCGACGACCCGGTCGCCCTGTTTCAGATCGGCGGGGATCTTGGCCTTTACCGACGACCACACGGTGAACCCGACGGTCGCGTCGACGCTGAGGTCTTTGAGCTTGCCGTAGACGTTGCCGCCGGAGAGACCCCACTGGGTGATCTCGCCCTCGACCCAGACGGTGCCGAGCCGGTCGATCCAGCCCTTGATCTTGGTGGAGAGCACCGCGACGGGCCATGGCGCGTCGATCGTCGCCGGACCGTGCACTATCGTCATGCCGCGCCTTCCCTCGTGCGGTGTGCCTGGCGGCCAGCCGCCTGGCAGGTTCTGCCCAGTGGGCGCCGCGTAGAATCTGTTTGTGAGCAATATCACTAACGGAGCCCTCGCGGTGGACCTCGAAATGCCCCGCATCCCGGCCCTTCGCAACAGGCTAAAGGATAACCCCGTCACGGGAGTGAAGCGGGTGCTCCTCGCCGCGCCCCGAGGCTACTGTGCAGGAGTGGACCGGGCCGTGATCGCGGTCGAGAAGGCGCTTGAGCGCTTCGGCGCCCCCGTCTATGTGCGCAAGCAGATCGTGCACAACATCCACGTCGTCTCGACGCTGGAGAAGAAGGGCGCGATCTTCGTGGACGAGGTCGGCGAGGTGCCCGAGGGCTCGCACATCGTATTCTCCGCCCACGGGGTATCGCCGAAGGTCGTCGCCGACGCGGCCGACCGCAGCCTCGAGGCGATCGACGCGACCTGCCCTCTCGTCACCAAGGTGCACCGCGAGGCCGTGCGGTTCGCCCGCGATGACTTCGAGATCCTGCTCATCGGCCACGAGGGCCACGAGGAGGTCGAGGGCACCATGGGCCACGCTCCCGAGCGCACGACGCTCATCAACAGCCCCGCCGATGTCGCATCCCTCCAGGTGAAGGACCCGGACAACCTCGTCTGGCTCAGCCAGACCACGCTCAGCGTCGACGAGACGATGGAGACCGTGCGGATGCTGCGCGAGCGGTTCCCGAACCTGCACAACCCGCCGAGCGACGACATCTGCTACGCGACCCAGAACCGCCAGGTGGCGATCAAGAAGGTGGCGGAGGAGGCCGAGCTCGTGATCGTCGTGGGCTCCGCCAACAGCTCCAATACCGTGCGCCTCGTCGACGTCGCGCTTGAGAACGGCGCCACGGCGGCCTACCGGGTCGACTACGCGAACGAGATCCAGCAGGCCTGGCTCGACGGCGTTGCGACGGTCGGGGTAACCTCCGGCGCATCCGTTCCCGAGGTGCTCGTGCAGGAGGTGCTGGATGACCTCGCCGATGCCGGCTACGGCGACGTGCGCCAGGTGGTCACCGCCGAGGAGGACCTGATGTTCTCGCTCCCCAAGGAGCTGCGCAAGGACGCCGCAGGAGCACCGGACTCGCGTGGCCTCGGCGGCCGCAACCGTCGACTGGACTGGCAGGGCTGATGTCGGAAAATCGGCAGAATGCGGACGACGCGGCGCGGGCGGAGCCCTACTTCGGGGAGCGCCCGCGACCCGAGTACGGCGAGTACGCGACCCCCCAAAATCAGGCCGACGCGATCGCCAAAGCCCTCCCGCCAGTCTCGCCGCTGCTGACGCCGGCGGGCCGCCAGGCCGCCGTCACGCCCGCGGCCCCGGCGGCCCGAAGGGCTGCGCCGGTCCTCACACCATCGCGCCCCCGCCGCCGCTGGGATCTTTTTCTCAGCATCGCTCTGCTCGCCTACGGCCTGCTCACCGTCTTGGGCGGGTTCGTTCAGTACTCCGATATCCCGGCGATCATCAACCAGGCCTACGCGGCCCAGCGCATCGGCGAGTTCACCTCGATCGAGCAGGCCGGGACCGTCGGAACAACCATCATGGTTGCCAACGTCGTCCTCTACGCGATCACGGCGTTCCTCACGGTACGGCTGCTTCGCGCCCGCCGGCTGGCGTTCTACGTGCCACTGATCGGCGGCGCGGTCGCCGCGACCGTCACGGTCGTCCTCATCCTCACGCTCGTCGTCAACGATCCGGCCTTCAGGGAGTTCGTCGCGAGCGTCACCTGACCCCTGGCCCCTGGCCTGTCCACCCGCTTCGGGCTTTCATAATTCAGGAGTGGGGGTTGGCTGACGCTGACTCGCTCGCTCGTCCGGCTTTCATCATTCAGGAGTTGCCGGTCGGGTAGGTGCAGTCGCGCGACGGAAACCGCATCCAACGGGCCGTTGCGGCGGCCAGATGCTGTGTTGCCAGCCATCCACCGCCGCGGCCGTCCCGTAATCCGGCTTGGTCTGCCGATTCACTCCTGAATGTTGAAAGCAGCCCAACCGGCCCGGCTCCTGAATGTTGAAAGCAGCCCAACCGGCCCGGCTCCTGAATGATGAAAGGGCCAACCCCGGGCGATTGCCCGGGACCGGCCCTTCACTCCTGAATGATGACAGTCGGGCTAGGAGCCCGAGTGGCCCGCCGAGCCGAGCTGGCGGGTCGCATCGACGACGCGCGCGGCCATGCCCTTCTCGGCGATCTTGCCCCACGAGCGCGGGTCGTAGACCTTCTTGTTGCCGACCTCGCCGTCGATCTTGAAGAATCCGTCGTAGTTCTTGAGCACCGTGTCGGCGACGGCGCGGCTGTAGGCGTACTGCGTGTCGGTGTCGATGTTCATCTTCACGACACCGTTGGCGACGGCCGTGGCGATCTCCTCGTCGGTCGAACCCGAGCCGCCGTGGAAGACGAGGTCGAGCGGCAGCGCATCCGTCCCGTACTTCGACTGGATGCCGGACTGAATCTCGCCCAGCAGGTCCGGGCGCAGTTTCACGTTGCCGGGCTTGTAGACCCCGTGCACGTTGCCGAACGTGAGCGCGGCGATGTAGCGCCCCTGGTCGCCGAGGCCGAGCGCGTCGACGAGGCCGATCACGTCGTCGAGCGTCGTGTACAGATTCGCGTTGATGTCGTGGCTGACGCCGTCTTCCTCGCCACCGACGACGCCGATCTCGACCTCGAGGATCGAGTTGATCGCCTTCATTCGTGGAAGCAGCATCTTCGCGATCTCGAGGTTCTCGCCAAGAGGCACAGCCGAGCCGTCCCACATGTGCGACTGGAAGATCGGGTTTCGTCCGGCGCGCACCTCGGCCTCGGAGGCCTCGATGAGCGGCAGCACGAAGCCGTCGAGTGCGTCCTTCGGGCAGTGGTCTGTGTGCAGCGCAACGGTGACCGGGTAGTTCTTGGCGACCTCGGTCGCGAACGCGGCGAAGGCGAGGGCCCCGGATGCGCGGTTCTTGACGCTCTGGCCGGCGAAGTAGTCGGCGCCGCCGGTGGTCACCTGGATGATGCCGTCGGAGCCGGCCTCGGTCAGGCCCTGGAGCACGGCGTTGATCGTCGACGACGACGACACGTTGATCGCGGGGTACGCGAAGCCGTTGTTCTTGGCCTTGTCGAGCATCTCTGCGTACTGCTCTGGGGTTGCGACGGGCATGTCATCTCCTCTGGGTGCTGAGGTCCGCGGCGCGGAACTCGTGGGTGCGGTACGTCGTTCGAAAGTCTAGCGAGGGGGCGAACGAAGCTGCGCGGCCGGATGCGGGTCGCCGTGGTGACGGACGGGTTCATCGCGCGGCGCATCCGCCGCCCCGCCCCATCTCAGGTTGCACATATGTGCCGCGTCGTCGGCACGCCCTCTCGCTAGGCTGGGAGAGCGGCTCGCCCGATTTGGCCCCGCCACGAGATTCGACGCACACGAGGATGAAAATGCCCACGGTGAACACCGAAAACGGAACCCTGTTCCTCCACCCCGACCGCAACCTCGCCATGGAACTGGTGCGAGCGACCGAAGCCGCCGCGATCCGCGCGGTGCCGTTCATCGGCCGCGGCGATAAGAATGCGGCCGACAAAGCCGCGGTCGACGCGATGCGCAAGTTCCTCGGCACGGTCAATTTCGACGGCGTCGTCGTGATTGGCGAGGGTGAGAAGGACGAAGCGCCGATGCTGTACAACGGCGAGCACGTGGGCAATGGCCGTGGACCTGCCTGCGACATTGCGGTCGACCCCATCGACGGCACCTCGCTCACCGCCGCCGGTCGGCAGAACGCGATCTCGATGATCGCCGTGTCCGACCGCGGCAGCATGCTCGACGCCTCGTCGGTGTTCTACATGGACAAGATCGTCGCGGGTCACGAGGCCGTCGGCATCGTCGACATCCGCAAGCCGATCGGCGAGAACCTGCGCGCCCTCGCGAAGGCCAAGGGCAAGCCGATCGGTGAGATGGTCGTAGCCGTGCTCGACCGGCCCCGCCACGCCCAGCTCATCGAGGACATCCGTACTGCCGGTGCCGGGACCCGCATCATGCTCGACGGCGATGTCGCTGGCGGCATCAACGCGGCCCGCTACGGCACGCGTATCGACATGTGCGTGGGCATCGGCGGATCCCCAGAGGGCGTGGCCACGGCATGCGCGATCAAGGCGCTCGGCGGGCTCATCCAGGGGCGCCTCGTCGCCTCGTCCGACGACGAGCGCCAGAAGGGCCTCGACGCTGGACTCAAGTTCGACTACATCTACGAGGCCGACGAACTCGTGAGCAGCAACAACACCTACTTCGTCGCCACCGGTGTGACCGACGGTGGTCTGGTCAGTGGGGTGCGCCGCAAGGGTCCGACGATCCACACCGAGAGCATCGTCCTGCGGGGTCGGTCCGGCACCGTGCGTCGCGTCATCGGCGAGCACCTCGCCGATAAGTGGATCGGTGAGCTCGACTTCGGAAACGTCGGCGACCACGCCTAGCCTTCGGATGCCGCGCGCCCGCGCGTTCGGCGGCGGGGGAACCTTCCCCTACGACGCCTCTGCCTCCAGCGCCGCGGTCAGCTCGAACGCCGTGAGTTCGCGCGGGGTCTCCTCGATCGTGCCGAGCGTGCCGAGCACCTTCGACTCGTCGAGCACGTTGAGCTTGCGCGCAGTCGGCAGCACCTGGCGCTCGAGCGAGCCGACGAACGAGTTGTAGTGCTTGACCGTGCTCTCGATCGACCGGCCGAGCTTGTCGGCGTGGGTCGCGAGGGTCGAGATGCGCCCGTAGAGCTCGCGACTCAGGTCGAACAGCTGCTTCGCCTCCTGTGTCACGACGTCCTGCTGCCAGCTGAACGCGACGGTCTTGAGCACCGACCAGAGGGTCACGGGCGACGACAGCGCGACGCGTTTGCTGAACGCGAACTCCATGATGGTCGGGTCGGCCTCAAGGGCGGATGACACGAGCGACTCGTTCGGGATGAACGCGATCACCATCTCGGGGCTCGCCGCGAGGCCCTGCCAGTAGGCCTTGCTGCCGAGCGTCGTGATGTGGTCGCGCACCGCCTTCACGTGCTGCTTCATGAGCTGCTCGCGGCGTGCGAGTTCGGCGTCGGATGCCGTCGCCGGAATCGCGCTCGCCTCGAGGAACGCGTTGAACGGCACCTTCGCGTCGACCGCGATGCTCTTACCCCCCGGGAGGTAGACGACCATGTCGGGGCGTCCGGCTCCGGCATCCGAGGAGATGCTCGCCTGCACATCGAAGTCGACCCGCTCCAGCAAACCAGCCGACTCGACGACGCTGCGCAACTGCGTCTCGCCCCAGACCCCCCGCGAGGCGTTGTTGCGCAGGGCGGAGGCGAGGGACTCGGCGGTGTTGCGCAGGCGCTCCTCAGACTCGGTCGCGTTGCGCAACTGCTGGCTGAGCTCGCCATGCTGCAGGCTGCGCTGGGTCTCGAGGTCGGCGACCTTGAGCTGCATCGCGCGCAGCGACTCCTGCACCGGGGTGAGCGCCTGCAGCACCTTGCCCTCGGCGCGGTCGCGTTCCTGCCTCGACGCACGGTCCGCCTCCTGACGCTCGATGAGCTCGCGGTACTGCCCCTGCTGGGCGCGCACCTGATCGCCGAGGGCGTCGGCGGTCGCCTGCACCGACGCGAGCTCGGCCGCGAGCCTCGACTGGGCGGCCGTCTCCTCGGCGCGCATCGCGGCGAGGTCGATGGCGTGCCGAGCCTCGACGAGGGCGGGGTCGACTCCGCCGTCGGCTCTGCCGTCGGCTCTGCCGTCGGCTCTGCCGCCGATTCCGCCCGACGAGACACGCGCGACGAACCAGACGAGGCCGGCACCGAGGAGGGCGCCGACGACGAGACCGAGCAGGAGGGCAAGAAGAGGGTCCATGCGCCCAGTGTGTCAGCGAGCACAGACATTGGTCGTTCGCGGCCATAGCATTGGCTCATGACCACTGTTGATCACTGGGTGAACGGCGCTGCCTTCACCGGAGAATCCTCCCGTACCTCGCCCGTCTACAACCCCGCTGCCGGCACGGTGCAGCGCGAGGTCCGCCTCGCCACTGTCGCCGATGTCGATACCGCGGTGCAGGCCGCCAAGGCCGCCTTCCCCGCCTGGTCGGGGGCATCCTGGGCGAAGAGGCAAACGGTGATGTTCGCGTTCCGCGAGCTGCTGAACGCGCGCAAGGAGGACGTAGCGGCGATCCTCACGAACGAGCACGGCAAGGTGCTCTCCGACGCTCTTGGCGAGGTCGCCCGCGGCCTCGAGGTCGTCGAGTTCGCCACCGGCATGCCACACCTCGCCAAGGGCGAGTACAGCTCGAACGTCTCGACCGGCGTCGACGTCTACTCGATCCGCCAGGCGCTCGGCGTCGTCGGCATCATCAGCCCCTTCAACTTCCCGGCGATGGTGCCGCTGTGGTTCTTCCCCATCGCGATCGCGGCCGGCAACACCGTCGTGCTCAAGCCGAGCGAGAAGGACCCGTCCGCGGCGATCTGGATGGCCGAACTGTTCAAGGAGGCTGGCCTGCCGGACGGCGTGTTCAACGTCGTGCACGGCGACAAGGAGTCCGTCGACGCGATGCTGCAGCATCCGGATGTCGCCTCGATCAGCTTCGTCGGATCGACCCCC comes from the Marisediminicola antarctica genome and includes:
- a CDS encoding exodeoxyribonuclease VII small subunit, with product MTASPIDTAELSYEQARDELIAVVTELEQGAATLEESLALWERGEALTRRCEEWLLGAKARLDAARKTGVE
- the xseA gene encoding exodeoxyribonuclease VII large subunit — its product is MTIVHGPATIDAPWPVAVLSTKIKGWIDRLGTVWVEGEITQWGLSGGNVYGKLKDLSVDATVGFTVWSSVKAKIPADLKQGDRVVALVKPNYWVKGGTLTMQVFEMRHVGLGDLLERLERLRQTLRAEGLFDPSRKRPLPFLPHRIGLITGRDSDAEKDVLRNAQLRWPSVEFRVANTAVQGDRAVAEVTAAIRELDADPLVDVIIIARGGGDFQNLLVFSDETLVRTAAACSTPIVSAIGHEADRPLLDDVADLRASTPTDAAKRVVPDVAEELNKVQQVRARIGMRMTSLLSREIDRLEQVRSRPVLASPVSLIDSRAEELSRYVGRSTELIELRLERAAERLDDLRSHLRSLSPQRTLDRGYAIAQLPGGAVLRHAGDAAPGTKLLLRLADGSLPTTADDEAAMPRTAR
- a CDS encoding 4-hydroxy-3-methylbut-2-enyl diphosphate reductase, coding for MPRIPALRNRLKDNPVTGVKRVLLAAPRGYCAGVDRAVIAVEKALERFGAPVYVRKQIVHNIHVVSTLEKKGAIFVDEVGEVPEGSHIVFSAHGVSPKVVADAADRSLEAIDATCPLVTKVHREAVRFARDDFEILLIGHEGHEEVEGTMGHAPERTTLINSPADVASLQVKDPDNLVWLSQTTLSVDETMETVRMLRERFPNLHNPPSDDICYATQNRQVAIKKVAEEAELVIVVGSANSSNTVRLVDVALENGATAAYRVDYANEIQQAWLDGVATVGVTSGASVPEVLVQEVLDDLADAGYGDVRQVVTAEEDLMFSLPKELRKDAAGAPDSRGLGGRNRRLDWQG
- a CDS encoding DUF6264 family protein — protein: MSENRQNADDAARAEPYFGERPRPEYGEYATPQNQADAIAKALPPVSPLLTPAGRQAAVTPAAPAARRAAPVLTPSRPRRRWDLFLSIALLAYGLLTVLGGFVQYSDIPAIINQAYAAQRIGEFTSIEQAGTVGTTIMVANVVLYAITAFLTVRLLRARRLAFYVPLIGGAVAATVTVVLILTLVVNDPAFREFVASVT
- the fbaA gene encoding class II fructose-bisphosphate aldolase, which encodes MPVATPEQYAEMLDKAKNNGFAYPAINVSSSSTINAVLQGLTEAGSDGIIQVTTGGADYFAGQSVKNRASGALAFAAFATEVAKNYPVTVALHTDHCPKDALDGFVLPLIEASEAEVRAGRNPIFQSHMWDGSAVPLGENLEIAKMLLPRMKAINSILEVEIGVVGGEEDGVSHDINANLYTTLDDVIGLVDALGLGDQGRYIAALTFGNVHGVYKPGNVKLRPDLLGEIQSGIQSKYGTDALPLDLVFHGGSGSTDEEIATAVANGVVKMNIDTDTQYAYSRAVADTVLKNYDGFFKIDGEVGNKKVYDPRSWGKIAEKGMAARVVDATRQLGSAGHSGS
- the glpX gene encoding class II fructose-bisphosphatase, with product MPTVNTENGTLFLHPDRNLAMELVRATEAAAIRAVPFIGRGDKNAADKAAVDAMRKFLGTVNFDGVVVIGEGEKDEAPMLYNGEHVGNGRGPACDIAVDPIDGTSLTAAGRQNAISMIAVSDRGSMLDASSVFYMDKIVAGHEAVGIVDIRKPIGENLRALAKAKGKPIGEMVVAVLDRPRHAQLIEDIRTAGAGTRIMLDGDVAGGINAARYGTRIDMCVGIGGSPEGVATACAIKALGGLIQGRLVASSDDERQKGLDAGLKFDYIYEADELVSSNNTYFVATGVTDGGLVSGVRRKGPTIHTESIVLRGRSGTVRRVIGEHLADKWIGELDFGNVGDHA
- the rmuC gene encoding DNA recombination protein RmuC; protein product: MDPLLALLLGLVVGALLGAGLVWFVARVSSGGIGGRADGRADGRADGGVDPALVEARHAIDLAAMRAEETAAQSRLAAELASVQATADALGDQVRAQQGQYRELIERQEADRASRQERDRAEGKVLQALTPVQESLRAMQLKVADLETQRSLQHGELSQQLRNATESEERLRNTAESLASALRNNASRGVWGETQLRSVVESAGLLERVDFDVQASISSDAGAGRPDMVVYLPGGKSIAVDAKVPFNAFLEASAIPATASDAELARREQLMKQHVKAVRDHITTLGSKAYWQGLAASPEMVIAFIPNESLVSSALEADPTIMEFAFSKRVALSSPVTLWSVLKTVAFSWQQDVVTQEAKQLFDLSRELYGRISTLATHADKLGRSIESTVKHYNSFVGSLERQVLPTARKLNVLDESKVLGTLGTIEETPRELTAFELTAALEAEAS